CCAAAAGTTACACGGGGACTGCTACGCGAGCAGACGGGCGAACAGTTGAGCCAGTGTGGCGCGCTGGCGGTGCATGTCTTCCGACACCAGTTTGACGTCGGCGATCGTGGGCATGAAGTTGGTATCGCCGTTCCAGCGCGGAACGATGTGCCAGTGCAGATGGTCATCGATCCCCGCTCCGCCGGCGCGGCCGAGGTTCATGCCGAGGTTGTATCCGTGTGGCGCGGACATCTCATGCAGCGCTTTTTGGGCGGTCTGCAGGAGCAAGGAGCATTCTGCCGTTTCGCCGGGAGTCAGCGAAGCGAAGTCGGCGGTGTGGCGGTTGGGGACGATCATCAGGTGGCCGCTATTATACGGATAGAGGTTCATGATGACGAACGCCTCTTTCCCACGGTAAATCATCAATCGCTTCTCGTCGTCCGTTCCGTTCAATGCATTGCAGAAGATACACCCTTCTTCCTTCTCGGCCTTGCCTTTGAAGGTGTCGATGTAGGCGCTGCGCCAGGGTGAATAGAGTCGCTCCATCTGAACGTTACGCTCCCTTCGCTGCGGCCTTCCGCTTTGCGAAGACACGATTGATCGTTTCGGTCCCGAAGAGCCCCTGCGGACGCAGGATCATCAGAACGATGAGCATCAGGGAGTAGATGATCATTCGATATTCCGAAAACTCTCGCAGTGCTTCGGGCAAGATCGTCAGGATAATTGCTGCCAGCAGGACGCCATACGTCGAGCCCATGCCGCCAAGGATCACCATCACCACGATCTCGATCGACTTCAGAAATGTGAAGTTATCGGGGGTGATGTATTGGATGAAGTGTGCGAAGAGTCCGCCACCGATGCCCGCGAAGAACGAGCCGATGACAAATGCGCGCACTTTGAAACCCGTCGTGTTCACGCCCATCGCCTCGGCGGCGACTTCATCGTCGCGCACCGCGAGGAAGCCGCGGCCGTAGGTCGAGTTAATCAGGTTCTCGACAAAGTAGATCGCGACAAGTGCAATACCAAACACCCACAAGAACGAAGCAAGCTGCGGCACAGCAAAGCCGCGCGCACCGCCGACATACGAAGTGCCGCCGATCTTAAAGTCGATGTTCTGTATCAGCACGCGGATGATCTCGTTAAAGCCGAGGGTGACAATAGCGAGGTAGTCGCCTTTCAATCGCAGACTCGGGATACCCACGGCAAGCCCTGTCAGCGCCGCCACAAGCCCACCCATCAACAGTGAAATCAGCATCACGATATCGCCGCTCATACCCGATGCGGCCATGCCGTGAGTCGTAAGGAACGTCGAGCAGATCGCGGAGATATACGCACCGACGCCCATGAAGCCTGCATGACCGAGCGAGAACTGGCCCGTGAACCCGTTGATGAGGTTCAGGCTCGTCGCCATCGTCATGTTAATGCCGATGAAGATCAGCACCGTGTAGAAGTACGGGTCGAGCTGTCCGGTGACGAACGAGAGTCCGACCAGCACGGCGAAGGCGATGACGAAGATGAGTTGCGGTCGCATGGCGTCAGACTTTCTCCACTTCGTTACGTCCTAAGATGCCGCTTGGCTTGAAGATCAGGATGCCGATCAGGATCGCGAATACGATCGCATCGCGATAGGTCGACAGAAACGTGCCACCGATGAAGCTCTCGACGATGCCGATGATGAACGCTCCGAGCGCCGCGCCCGGGATGTTCCCGATGCCGCCAAGCACGGCGGCGACGAACGCCTTCAGGCCGGGCAGGATGCCCATGAGCGGATCGATGCTCGGGTACGATGCGCCATAGAGCACACCGCCTGCCGCAGCGAGTGCGCTGCCCGTCATGAACGTGAAGGTAATGACCTTCGAGATATTAATGCCCATCAGGCTTGCGGCCTGCTGGTTGTAGCTGACGGCACGCATGGCAGTACCGATCTTGGTCTTCATGACGATCACGCGCAGCGCGTACATCAACACGAGTGACGTGACGATCACCACAGCGCCCACAATATCGAGCGATACGAGCTTCGTTTTGATGAACGGCTCGTTCGAGATGATCTCAGGAAATCCACGCGGGGTTGCACCAAAGAGGAGCTGGGACAAATACTCCAGGAACAGCGAGACGCCAATGGCCGTGATAAGCACCGTCAGCTTGGGCCGCGAACGTAGCGGGCGATAGGCGAGGTATTCGATCGTCGCTCCGAGCAGCGCGCAGATCGTCATGGCCGCAAGGAACACGACGACGGCCGCCAGCGGTGAGCCGACCGGCAGAACGTGTGAGATCGCGTTCGCGACGAAATAGCCGCTAAAGGCGCCCACCATGAACACGTCGCCATGCGCAAAATTGATAAAGCGCAGCACGCCGTAGATCATCGTATAGCCCAGCGCAATCAGCGCGTAAATCGCGCCGAGCGATATGCCATTAACTAACTGCTGGAGTAATTCCCCCATCCGGTACGAAGTATGAACCTACAAAGATACCAATAAAAAAAGCCCCCTCTGACCAGACCAGAAGGGGCTTGCAATAACTATCTACAGTTTGCAGATCACTCCCCAACAATGATCTTCCGCGTCAGGACGGTATTTCCGTACGAGAGCCGAACATAATACGACCCTGGTGCCAGCCCCACGCGGTCAAGAGGGATCGAATATTTTCCATTATCCCTGAGCCCTGAAATCAGAGCCTTCCGTTCATTCCCAAGCAGATCGTAGACGGAAATGGAAACAGTCCCGGTCGTTGGGATCTCATAGTGGATGGTTGTTGCGTCGGTTACCGGGTTCGGGTAAACGGAGAAGGATACTGCGGCTTCGGATTCTGCGATGCCGTCCGAAGTCCCGCCCGGCATCGGTTGCAACGGGAAAGAGAGTCGATGGAAGGGAGTTGTATCTTGTGGAATCCATGCCTGGAAGTTTCGAATAGAACGGATTTGGCGCCAGAAGGTCGACACGTCGCCGGTATCGGGAAACATGAAGGTCATGTTCCACCAGAGATTTGCCGCCTCGTTCAGATCTAACTCGCTTAGGTTGTTTGCAAGTGCTTGGTAGATATGATACTGGTATGCAGGCTCCAAATTTAACGGTTGTACTTTCAGGAGCCAATTATAACTATCGATCCAGTCAGCTCTTGAAAAACGTGGTAATGAGCTTACAAAACCCATTGCATTGCCTATGGCACCGAGCACTTCACCAGGCAGTTTCGTCGCAAAGGGATGACGTTCGACATAAAGCCTACAGGTATCCATCGCTTTTCTGTTATCGACGCCTTTCCAGCAGTACATGGCCCTGACGTAGAGATATAAACTGTCATCAGGTGAAATATCGCAGATAGAGTTCGCACTTTGATTCGGTGAACCCAGCACAGTCATCGTTATGCGCGAGTGCTGAGTTTGAGCTCCGGCAGACGTTGCAACAACGATCAGAGATAAGAAGATAAGGAGTCGTTTCGACATGCCAAATTAAAGCTTCCCACTAACCCATAGTTCCGCTTCGCTGCACTTTGGGCTGCGGGTATGTGGGGGCTGGGGGTTGGGATGGCGAGCATCGTCTTCGGTCGGGTTACGGATGTTCAGCTTGTGCGTGCATCCAGCGGGCTTCCTGTTGGTAATCTTGGTGTGTGTGGTGTTCTTCTTGGCGTTCGATGTATCGTGCGACCCGACGAAGACTGCTCGGACTGACACTGAACGCCCCGTAACCGATCTGCCACGAGAATTGGGTGCCCGTTCGTTTCGATAACCACACCGCCGAGCGAGCTTTGATCTCGCGCAGCAATGCGGCGACCGACGTTTCGCGCCCGAGGTCGACGAGCAAATGGACGTGGTCCGGCATTCCTCCGTCCGAGATGAGGCGGCCGCCGTGGCCGTGGATGATCGGCGTGATGAGCCTCGTGAATTCGGTATGGAGCTCCGGCGTCAGGACGTCCGCACGGTGTTTGGTGCCGAAAATGATATGGACGTATATCGCCCCGAGCGAATGTGACATGTTGATCTCGCCCTCCACGATCTATTGTTATCGTTCGTTGAACCGACCCATAGTTCCGTCCGCGTTGCGGACTCCACTATGGGCTGCGGGTATTCATCATAAGATGGTGCCTATCAACCCGCTACACACCCATATTCCAGAACGCACATCACCGAAATAGATTTTTCCACAAGACTACTTCGTATTCATCCATTACCCGCAGCCCATAGTGCAGCGAAGCGGAACTATGGGTACGCAGCGGCATGGCGTCACGGTTGGGTCAGCGCCGGCCAAACGTTTCCACCAACCCCACAAAAAAAGGGCGGCCAAACAGCCGCCCTTGCGAAAACAATTTGCGCTTGCCTTTACTTCTTCTTCACCGGCTCTGCGGGGGCTGCTGCAGGTGCGGCCGCGGCGGGGGCCGGGGTATCGGCTTTGAACTCGGTCTGGGTTTCGCCGCCCGGGCCGATGCGCTGAGCGAAGTGGTACTTGCCATCGACGATCTTCAGGATCGTGATCGGCTTCTCGGCGTTGCGCTCGGCGTTGATCGTGATCTTTCCTGTGACACCGGCGAAGTCCTTCGTCGAGGCGATGGCATCGCGAAGCTTTGCGGGGTCGGTCGAGCCTGCACGCTTGAATGCATCGACCAAGATGCGGGCTGCATCGTAACCGAGGGCGCCCATTGCATCGGGATCGGTGTGGTACTTCTCGTGATACTTCTTGACGAAGTTCTGCACTGCCGGATCCGGATCTTCGGTCGAGAAGTGATTCGAGAAGTATGTGTTCATGAACTCCTTCTCTGCGCCCTTCGTCAGCTCCGGCGAATCCCAGCCGTCGCCGCCGAGCAGCGGAACGTTGATGCCAAGCTCGCGGGCCTGACGGACGATCAGCGAAACTTCGCTATAGTAACCCGGGATGAAGATTACATCGGGGTTCGTTGCGCGAATCGAAGTGAGCGCTGCGCGGAAATCTTTATCGCCGGACGAGTAGCTCTGCTCGCTGACGATGTCGCCGCCGTTCTTGCGGAACGTCTCGCGGAACGAGGTAGCAAGACCCATCGAGTAGTCCTGCTTCACGTCGGTGAGCACTGCTGCACGCTTCGCACCGAGCGACTTCATCGAGAAGTTCGCCAGCGCGTTACCCTGGAACGGGTCGATGAAGCAAACGCGGAAGATGTAGTCGCCGATCTTCGTGACGTCTTCGTTCGTCGAAGCGGGCGAGATCATCGGGATCTTCGCCGCCTGCGCGATCGGTCCGCCTGCCTTCGAGCGGCTGGATGCGACCTCGCCGAGCAGGGCCATCACCTTGTTGCGGTTGATGAGCTTCTGTACGGCTGCCGTTGCGTCCTCGGTCTTGGACTGATCGTCCTCGCTCTGGAGTTCGATCTGTTTGCCGAGCACGCCACCGCTTTGGTTAAGCTCGTCAATGGCGAGCACTGCGCCGTTATGAACGGACTGGCCGAACGTTGCGGTCTGGCCCGTCATGGACGCATATTCTCCGATGATGATCTTATCACCACCGGCGCCGCCTTCTTTCTTACAAGATGACAGCAGGGCTGCGCCTGAGAGAAGAGCGACAGCAAGGAACGAGAGTCTTTTCATGATGTATCGTTAACGACAATGAATGCAAGGGAATGAATAACTTTCACAGGGGGCGGAACATTCCGCCCGTTTGCCCGGTGCGCATCGCTTACGCAGCGATAGCAGTACCACTTGAATAGCTGAACGAGCTCAGATCGACACGCTTTGATGCATGCTCAATGATCATCGAGACAAGCTTGCCGTTTGCATCATACTCCGCAATCGTATCCTCGTCAAGGTCTTTGGTATCATCAACGATACCGTCCGTGAACTCAACGTTCAGTGTATCGGTATCCGGGAAGTAGGTGATCTTCATAAGTTGCTCCTATAACTTCGATCGAAGAATGCGTTATGTACCGTTTCGCCATCTTCGAGCACCACGATACGCAGATAGCGCCCATCCGCTTCGCCGATTGCAGCCCATCGACGGGTTCTTCCGTCAGCTTGGACATACTCAGACTCCGGGTGGTTGAATACATACTCGATCCACTCCTGCTTGATCCACGTCCGATCAGGCTTCTGGTGTCTATAGGTGAAATAGCTCGAGTACTTCAACCCCCTCTCCTTACTTATTGCACGCCCAACTTCTTTAACGTCTTCGCGTATTTTGTCGACGGATACTCGGCACGTAAGCGGTCGAACCACATCGACGCGGCTTGCGTGTTGCCGATGGCGTAGTTGCAGCGAGCAAGCTTGTAGAGCGCCATCTCGCGCTTGTACGTCGGTCCGACCTGCGTCGTGTACTCGAAGTATTGCATCGCATCGGCAAAGCGCCCTTGACTGTAGAACGACTCCCCGAGCCAGTAGTATGCGTTCGGCACCAGCTCGGGCGGGTTGCCACCAACAATGATCTGCGAAAGTTGTGCGATGGCGTTGTCGAAATCACCGGCGTTGTATGCGCCGAGCGCAGCCTGATAGTTGGAGTATGCCGTGAGGTCAGGGCGCGGCACATAGCCTGCTTGCGCGCTCGGCGACTGCGGATAGTCCTCGGGCTGCGGCGTCGCGGCATCGAGCTCCGGCGCGCTCATCGCATTGACCTTTGCGAGCACGCTATCGGCGCGGCTCATGACCTGTGCGGCAGATGGTCCGCCAGGTGTGGTGGCGACTGGCGCAGGCTTTGTGGTCTGCTTCTTCGACACACGACTTTTCGACGCACGCGGCCGGCACGACTCTGTCGAGAGCAGCGCCACCGCAAGCAGGAGCACAACGGAGAATGTGGTACGGTTGGTCATGGTTGCTCCCGGTCGGTTAGTACAGATTGATGCGAATACCAAGGTTGAACGCAAGGTTCGACGCCGAACGCGCCTCGCCACCGAGCTTAACGACGGTTGATGTCCCGTTCGATGCGTTGTTGGTGTACTCGTAGATGTAGTTCGTCGCTTCGGTCAGGCGGAGCTGTCCGAAAAGATCGAGCATCGAGTTGCCGTCATCGGCGGAATACATCAGCGGGATCTCGAGACCCATGACGCCATAAAGCTCGAAGGGAAGCGGCGGATCGTATGTACGCACGCTCGTCAGTGTGCCGTTGGTGACGTTGTCTTCGTAGATCGCCTTCAGGTGAATGCCGCCCCCGGCTCCGATATAGACGCTGGGAAGGCCCGGTCCGAAGCTTGCGCGGGCGTTCAACCCGAGTGTGATCGGAATATATGTGTACGACCGCTTCACTGTTCCGTTCGCATCGCTGGTCGTGCCACCGTTGGCGATATGATAGCCCGAAGCA
This region of Bacteroidota bacterium genomic DNA includes:
- a CDS encoding branched-chain amino acid ABC transporter permease, yielding MRPQLIFVIAFAVLVGLSFVTGQLDPYFYTVLIFIGINMTMATSLNLINGFTGQFSLGHAGFMGVGAYISAICSTFLTTHGMAASGMSGDIVMLISLLMGGLVAALTGLAVGIPSLRLKGDYLAIVTLGFNEIIRVLIQNIDFKIGGTSYVGGARGFAVPQLASFLWVFGIALVAIYFVENLINSTYGRGFLAVRDDEVAAEAMGVNTTGFKVRAFVIGSFFAGIGGGLFAHFIQYITPDNFTFLKSIEIVVMVILGGMGSTYGVLLAAIILTILPEALREFSEYRMIIYSLMLIVLMILRPQGLFGTETINRVFAKRKAAAKGA
- a CDS encoding branched-chain amino acid ABC transporter permease; amino-acid sequence: MGELLQQLVNGISLGAIYALIALGYTMIYGVLRFINFAHGDVFMVGAFSGYFVANAISHVLPVGSPLAAVVVFLAAMTICALLGATIEYLAYRPLRSRPKLTVLITAIGVSLFLEYLSQLLFGATPRGFPEIISNEPFIKTKLVSLDIVGAVVIVTSLVLMYALRVIVMKTKIGTAMRAVSYNQQAASLMGINISKVITFTFMTGSALAAAGGVLYGASYPSIDPLMGILPGLKAFVAAVLGGIGNIPGAALGAFIIGIVESFIGGTFLSTYRDAIVFAILIGILIFKPSGILGRNEVEKV
- a CDS encoding DUF2283 domain-containing protein encodes the protein MKITYFPDTDTLNVEFTDGIVDDTKDLDEDTIAEYDANGKLVSMIIEHASKRVDLSSFSYSSGTAIAA
- a CDS encoding T9SS type A sorting domain-containing protein; the encoded protein is MSKRLLIFLSLIVVATSAGAQTQHSRITMTVLGSPNQSANSICDISPDDSLYLYVRAMYCWKGVDNRKAMDTCRLYVERHPFATKLPGEVLGAIGNAMGFVSSLPRFSRADWIDSYNWLLKVQPLNLEPAYQYHIYQALANNLSELDLNEAANLWWNMTFMFPDTGDVSTFWRQIRSIRNFQAWIPQDTTPFHRLSFPLQPMPGGTSDGIAESEAAVSFSVYPNPVTDATTIHYEIPTTGTVSISVYDLLGNERKALISGLRDNGKYSIPLDRVGLAPGSYYVRLSYGNTVLTRKIIVGE
- a CDS encoding tetratricopeptide repeat protein — its product is MTNRTTFSVVLLLAVALLSTESCRPRASKSRVSKKQTTKPAPVATTPGGPSAAQVMSRADSVLAKVNAMSAPELDAATPQPEDYPQSPSAQAGYVPRPDLTAYSNYQAALGAYNAGDFDNAIAQLSQIIVGGNPPELVPNAYYWLGESFYSQGRFADAMQYFEYTTQVGPTYKREMALYKLARCNYAIGNTQAASMWFDRLRAEYPSTKYAKTLKKLGVQ
- a CDS encoding ABC transporter substrate-binding protein yields the protein MKRLSFLAVALLSGAALLSSCKKEGGAGGDKIIIGEYASMTGQTATFGQSVHNGAVLAIDELNQSGGVLGKQIELQSEDDQSKTEDATAAVQKLINRNKVMALLGEVASSRSKAGGPIAQAAKIPMISPASTNEDVTKIGDYIFRVCFIDPFQGNALANFSMKSLGAKRAAVLTDVKQDYSMGLATSFRETFRKNGGDIVSEQSYSSGDKDFRAALTSIRATNPDVIFIPGYYSEVSLIVRQARELGINVPLLGGDGWDSPELTKGAEKEFMNTYFSNHFSTEDPDPAVQNFVKKYHEKYHTDPDAMGALGYDAARILVDAFKRAGSTDPAKLRDAIASTKDFAGVTGKITINAERNAEKPITILKIVDGKYHFAQRIGPGGETQTEFKADTPAPAAAAPAAAPAEPVKKK
- a CDS encoding HIT domain-containing protein; translation: MERLYSPWRSAYIDTFKGKAEKEEGCIFCNALNGTDDEKRLMIYRGKEAFVIMNLYPYNSGHLMIVPNRHTADFASLTPGETAECSLLLQTAQKALHEMSAPHGYNLGMNLGRAGGAGIDDHLHWHIVPRWNGDTNFMPTIADVKLVSEDMHRQRATLAQLFARLLA
- the tnpA gene encoding IS200/IS605 family transposase, producing the protein MSHSLGAIYVHIIFGTKHRADVLTPELHTEFTRLITPIIHGHGGRLISDGGMPDHVHLLVDLGRETSVAALLREIKARSAVWLSKRTGTQFSWQIGYGAFSVSPSSLRRVARYIERQEEHHTHQDYQQEARWMHAQAEHP